Within the Gloeobacter kilaueensis JS1 genome, the region CCCCACCGGGAAGACGTCGGCATAAAGAATGCCGTAATGAAAGTCCTTTTGATCGACTGGGATCTGGTGGGCCTGGGCGTTGTAGGACTTGGTGCCCCGAAAAGGCGCGGTGCGGTAGAAGACCGCCTCGACGTAGGGCAGGGCCGCCTCGTAGAGCCAGGTAAAGCCCTTCGATTTGGGGATCACCTCGTAGCACTCGCCCCGGATATAGACGTGGTGGTAGATGGGCCGCCCGGCAATGGCAAAGATGCCGTTGACCAGAAAGTTCATCGCCTCCGGCACGGTGCGGAGCTTGCCCTCGTCGTAAAGATCGGACATCTCAAAGAAGACCGGAGCCATCACCTCCCAAAAAAGGCCCAGGTTGGCGTAGTAGGACGCCTGGCGGCACTGCTCGATGAACATGTCCGGAAAGAGCCTGTGCAGGGCGAGCATCGCCGGGTTGCCCCGGAAGTAAGCTTCGATGGCGCGGTTGGCGTTCGCCTTGTACTCGTCGCTGTCGAGGTACGGATCGAAGCGCCCGCCCATGCCCCGGTGCCAGAGCATAGCCCGCATACACATCTCGGCAAATTCCATGTTGACCCGGTCGTGCCAGAGGTGGTGGAGCAGCCGGGGCAGACGGCCCGTCTCGCCGCGCTCCATAAAGGCCAACAGCTCCGGGTGGGCGGTCGCCTCACCCCGCCAGATGCGCAGATCCGCCGTGTCCCCGGCGTAGTGGTTGTGCAGTTCCAGGTACTCTTTGGGCAAAAAGTACTTGAAAAAAGGCAGCGGTTCGAGAAAGACGCGCTCGCCGATATAGAGCAGATCCCGCCAGTAAAAGTCCATCGGTACGGCGTAGGCTTTGTAGATGCCGATAATCTGCATCAGGTTCTCGGGCGTGTCCGGCAGCATCGCTCCGCCCGCTTCGAGGCGATGGACGATCTCGGCGTGGGGGTGGCGGGAGGGAGGCAGCTTGGCCCTGGTAGCAACGGCGTTCATCGAATCGCTCCTGGTAGTGGAATCGGTATCTAGTGCAGGCTGAGCTTGGCGACGGGCACCGGGCGGGGCACAGCGGCGGCAAGGGCGTCGGTGGTGCTCTCAGACCAGTGGGTGAGCCACGAGGGCTGGATGCCCAGAACAAAGATGAGGGCGACCAGCACCAGCGCCGGGATGCGCTCGGAC harbors:
- a CDS encoding CO2 hydration protein; translation: MNAVATRAKLPPSRHPHAEIVHRLEAGGAMLPDTPENLMQIIGIYKAYAVPMDFYWRDLLYIGERVFLEPLPFFKYFLPKEYLELHNHYAGDTADLRIWRGEATAHPELLAFMERGETGRLPRLLHHLWHDRVNMEFAEMCMRAMLWHRGMGGRFDPYLDSDEYKANANRAIEAYFRGNPAMLALHRLFPDMFIEQCRQASYYANLGLFWEVMAPVFFEMSDLYDEGKLRTVPEAMNFLVNGIFAIAGRPIYHHVYIRGECYEVIPKSKGFTWLYEAALPYVEAVFYRTAPFRGTKSYNAQAHQIPVDQKDFHYGILYADVFPVGTAGIPPTLLMQDMLHFLPPYLVEYYQRHCRGEDDMLVQLGITFQRSMYVVTSAVIQALRTALLYPLDDPNPRHLMANRQFFEGQMDRFLRPEARLRDVQRSDYR